In Chryseobacterium gleum, a single genomic region encodes these proteins:
- a CDS encoding GNAT family N-acetyltransferase, with amino-acid sequence MKDKVTIVENWLKGWCLSREVSFPVQYKSGFRVIVGDEKQKERFVFPELNDDFFQLAHSVHEPWIHLKVSAAPEEFIEKIPERWVLQPQGYMMTCFHPMHFREISLAKGYHLEFSEYNTTFVVRIVTENGEQASIGRVSLIDSLAVYDRIVTEKDHQRKGLATFLLKELEKIALSKGFSNNLLVATEEGKLLYQTLGWQMYCLHTSIVIPSQS; translated from the coding sequence ATGAAGGATAAAGTAACAATCGTAGAAAACTGGCTTAAGGGTTGGTGTTTATCAAGAGAAGTATCTTTTCCTGTTCAATATAAATCAGGTTTCAGAGTGATTGTAGGAGATGAAAAGCAAAAAGAACGTTTTGTATTTCCTGAACTTAATGACGATTTTTTTCAGCTCGCCCACTCAGTTCATGAGCCCTGGATTCATCTGAAAGTATCTGCTGCTCCTGAAGAATTTATAGAAAAAATTCCTGAAAGATGGGTACTGCAGCCACAGGGTTATATGATGACCTGCTTTCACCCGATGCATTTCAGGGAAATCAGTCTTGCAAAAGGATATCACCTGGAGTTTTCTGAGTACAATACAACTTTTGTGGTCAGAATTGTGACAGAAAATGGTGAACAGGCTTCCATTGGACGTGTTTCTCTTATAGATAGCCTGGCTGTCTATGACAGGATTGTTACTGAAAAAGATCATCAGAGGAAAGGTCTTGCTACTTTTTTATTGAAAGAGCTTGAGAAGATTGCTTTGTCAAAAGGATTTTCAAATAACCTGTTAGTGGCAACAGAAGAAGGAAAACTATTATATCAAACCTTAGGCTGGCAGATGTATTGCCTGCATACTTCCATTGTAATACCGTCTCAGAGCTAG
- a CDS encoding class I SAM-dependent methyltransferase, protein MENYLEINKKSWNSKVEPHLKSDFYFVDEFLKGRTSLNSIELELLKDIKGKNILHLQCHFGQDSISLSRMGAKVTGIDLSDKAIDTARDLAQKCGTDTEFICSDVYDLPNILDHKFDIVYTSYGTIGWLPDLAKWAEVINHFLKPGGKFIMAEFHPVVWMFDDDFTKVAYNYFNEKPIVETYEGTYADQSAPIIQEYVMWNHSLAEVLDNLIKKDLKLDTFQEFDWSPYPCFRHVEEFEKGKWRIPQFGNKIPLVFALVAEKK, encoded by the coding sequence ATGGAAAACTACTTAGAAATAAATAAAAAGTCATGGAATTCCAAAGTGGAGCCGCATCTGAAGTCGGATTTCTACTTTGTAGATGAATTTTTGAAAGGAAGGACCTCTTTGAATTCAATTGAACTGGAGCTTCTTAAAGATATAAAAGGAAAAAATATTCTGCACCTGCAGTGTCATTTCGGCCAGGATTCTATTTCCTTGTCAAGAATGGGAGCAAAAGTTACAGGAATTGATCTTTCTGATAAAGCGATTGATACAGCCAGAGATCTCGCACAGAAATGCGGTACGGACACTGAATTTATCTGTTCAGATGTTTATGATCTGCCGAATATTCTGGATCATAAATTTGATATTGTTTATACCAGCTATGGTACAATAGGATGGCTTCCTGACCTTGCAAAGTGGGCGGAAGTTATCAATCATTTTCTGAAGCCCGGAGGAAAGTTCATTATGGCAGAGTTTCACCCTGTTGTCTGGATGTTTGATGATGACTTTACTAAAGTAGCTTACAATTATTTCAATGAAAAACCAATTGTGGAAACCTATGAAGGAACTTATGCAGATCAGTCTGCGCCTATCATACAGGAATATGTTATGTGGAATCATTCTTTAGCAGAAGTTCTTGATAATTTAATTAAGAAGGATCTGAAACTGGATACTTTTCAGGAATTCGACTGGTCACCATACCCGTGTTTCAGACATGTGGAAGAATTTGAAAAAGGAAAATGGAGAATTCCGCAGTTTGGAAATAAAATACCACTTGTATTTGCTTTGGTTGCAGAGAAAAAATAA
- a CDS encoding isoaspartyl peptidase/L-asparaginase — protein sequence MKIIIHGGFFSESDQSHEVKTAKQESLQSIAKKAFDYLTTHSAFDTVAYAVSLLEDDPLYNAGIGSQIQSDGVIRMSAAIMNGDTQKLSGVINIENVQNPIFVAKDLINEDDRVLGGNGAKIYATENGFENFSTETPQRRKEYEAKLANGGKGTVGCVAIDHEGKLAVATSTGGKGFEIPGRISDSATVAGNYANAFCAVSCTGVGEDIVSNATAAKIVTRVTDGMNLQQAFAKTFEELKTIDGFAGAIAIDKDGNIYHQDSYPTMVFASFDGENFEVFS from the coding sequence ATGAAAATCATTATCCACGGCGGTTTTTTCTCTGAAAGTGACCAAAGCCACGAAGTAAAGACAGCAAAACAGGAGTCTTTACAATCAATTGCAAAGAAAGCTTTTGATTATCTTACAACACATTCGGCTTTTGATACTGTTGCCTATGCTGTTTCGCTGCTTGAAGATGATCCTTTATACAATGCCGGAATCGGATCTCAGATCCAGAGTGATGGTGTGATCCGCATGAGCGCTGCAATAATGAACGGAGATACTCAGAAACTAAGCGGCGTGATCAATATTGAAAATGTACAGAACCCTATATTTGTTGCCAAAGATCTTATCAATGAAGACGACAGAGTTTTAGGAGGAAATGGTGCTAAAATCTATGCTACGGAAAATGGGTTTGAGAATTTTTCTACGGAGACTCCTCAGAGAAGAAAAGAATATGAAGCCAAGCTTGCCAATGGAGGCAAAGGAACTGTAGGCTGCGTAGCAATAGATCATGAAGGGAAACTAGCCGTTGCAACATCCACAGGTGGAAAAGGTTTTGAGATTCCCGGAAGGATTTCAGATTCTGCCACTGTGGCCGGAAATTATGCCAATGCTTTCTGTGCGGTAAGCTGTACCGGTGTGGGTGAAGATATTGTAAGCAATGCTACTGCTGCAAAAATTGTAACGAGGGTTACCGATGGGATGAATCTTCAGCAGGCTTTTGCCAAAACATTTGAAGAGCTTAAAACCATTGATGGTTTCGCAGGTGCCATCGCTATTGATAAAGATGGAAATATTTATCATCAGGACTCCTATCCCACTATGGTTTTCGCCAGTTTTGACGGTGAAAATTTTGAAGTCTTTTCTTAA
- a CDS encoding YtxH domain-containing protein, translating to MGNKTKGLLALLGLGALAYWKYKNSSPEDQQAVKDKINTAKDNLNKWGNDLKSKANDVASQVQSKVDEVKTKAEDSLS from the coding sequence ATGGGAAACAAGACAAAAGGTTTATTAGCTTTACTAGGATTAGGTGCATTAGCTTATTGGAAATATAAGAATTCAAGCCCTGAAGATCAACAAGCTGTAAAAGATAAAATCAATACAGCAAAAGATAATCTGAATAAATGGGGAAATGACCTTAAAAGCAAAGCCAATGATGTGGCTTCCCAGGTTCAGAGTAAAGTGGACGAAGTAAAAACAAAAGCTGAAGATTCTTTAAGCTAA